The following proteins are encoded in a genomic region of Mycolicibacterium rutilum:
- the trpA gene encoding tryptophan synthase subunit alpha yields the protein MSRLGPMFDACRAEERSTFIGYLPTGFPDVPTSISAMTTLVENGCDVVEVGIAYSDPGMDGPVIAAATDVALRGGVRVRDALAAVEAISNAGGRAVVMTYWNPVLKWGIDAFARDLAAAGGLGLITPDLIPEEADEWMAASETHDLDRIFLVAPSSTPERLAMTVNASRGFVYAASTMGVTGARDAVSNAAPELVRRVKEVSDIPVGVGLGVRSAEQAAQIGAYADGVIVGSALVSALQTGLDAVAALTAELADGVRQRISA from the coding sequence GTGAGCCGGTTGGGACCGATGTTCGACGCCTGCCGTGCCGAAGAACGCTCCACGTTCATCGGCTACCTGCCGACCGGCTTCCCGGACGTGCCGACTTCCATCTCCGCGATGACCACCCTCGTCGAAAACGGTTGCGACGTCGTGGAAGTCGGGATCGCGTATTCCGACCCCGGCATGGACGGCCCGGTCATCGCGGCGGCGACGGATGTCGCGTTGCGCGGTGGTGTGCGGGTGCGGGACGCGCTGGCAGCGGTCGAGGCGATCAGCAACGCGGGCGGACGCGCCGTCGTGATGACGTACTGGAATCCCGTACTGAAGTGGGGCATCGACGCTTTCGCGCGGGACCTGGCGGCGGCCGGCGGCCTCGGCCTGATCACGCCGGACCTGATCCCCGAAGAGGCCGACGAGTGGATGGCAGCATCGGAGACGCACGATCTGGACCGGATCTTCCTGGTGGCGCCGTCGTCGACGCCGGAGCGGCTGGCGATGACGGTCAACGCGTCGCGCGGCTTCGTCTACGCCGCCTCGACGATGGGAGTCACTGGCGCGCGCGATGCGGTGTCCAACGCGGCACCGGAATTGGTGCGACGGGTCAAAGAGGTCTCGGACATCCCGGTCGGCGTGGGCCTGGGCGTCAGGTCGGCCGAACAGGCCGCGCAGATCGGCGCGTACGCCGACGGGGTCATCGTGGGTTCGGCTTTGGTGTCGGCGCTGCAGACCGGCCTCGACGCGGTCGCGGCGCTGACCGCGGAACTCGCTGACGGAGTTCGGCAGAGGATCTCTGCGTGA
- the trpB gene encoding tryptophan synthase subunit beta — MADNAGPELPRSSAAVAEPTPHDPDERGHFGVYGGRLVAEALMAVIEEVTSAYEKARGDQTFLDELDRLQQHYSGRPSPLYEAERLSEHAGEARIFLKREDLNHTGSHKINNVLGQALLARQMGKTRVIAETGAGQHGVATATACALLGLECVIYMGAVDTARQALNVARMRLLGATVVSVEAGSKTLKDAINEAFRDWVTNADNTYYCFGTAAGPHPFPTMVRDFQRVIGLEARAQILAQAGRLPDAVTACIGGGSNAIGIFHAFIDDPNVRLVGYEAAGDGVETGRHAATFTGGSPGAFQGSFSYLLQDDDGQTIESHSISAGLDYPGVGPEHAFLKDTGRAEYRPITDSEAMDAFSLLCRTEGIIPAIESAHGLAGALKLGRELGRGSIVLVNLSGRGDKDVETAAKWFGLLDGAP, encoded by the coding sequence GTGGCCGACAACGCCGGGCCTGAACTGCCCCGTTCCAGTGCGGCCGTGGCCGAGCCGACCCCGCATGACCCCGACGAGCGCGGCCACTTCGGTGTCTACGGCGGCCGCCTGGTCGCCGAGGCGCTGATGGCGGTGATCGAGGAGGTCACCTCGGCGTACGAGAAGGCCCGCGGCGATCAGACGTTCCTCGACGAACTGGACCGGCTGCAGCAGCACTACAGCGGCCGCCCCTCGCCGCTGTACGAGGCCGAGCGGCTGTCGGAGCACGCCGGGGAAGCCCGGATCTTCCTGAAGCGAGAAGATCTCAACCACACCGGATCCCACAAGATCAACAACGTCCTGGGCCAGGCGCTGCTGGCGCGGCAGATGGGCAAGACCCGGGTGATCGCCGAGACCGGCGCCGGACAGCACGGTGTGGCGACCGCGACGGCGTGCGCGCTGCTGGGGCTCGAGTGCGTCATCTACATGGGCGCTGTGGACACCGCGCGCCAGGCGCTCAACGTGGCGCGGATGCGACTGCTGGGCGCGACGGTCGTCTCGGTCGAGGCCGGATCGAAGACGCTCAAGGACGCCATCAACGAGGCGTTCCGCGACTGGGTCACCAACGCCGACAACACCTACTACTGCTTCGGCACCGCCGCCGGACCGCATCCGTTCCCGACGATGGTGCGCGATTTCCAACGCGTGATCGGGCTGGAGGCGCGCGCGCAGATCCTGGCGCAGGCGGGGCGGTTGCCCGACGCGGTGACCGCGTGCATCGGCGGCGGGTCGAACGCGATCGGGATCTTCCACGCTTTCATCGACGATCCCAACGTGCGGCTCGTCGGATACGAGGCCGCCGGTGACGGGGTCGAAACCGGCCGGCACGCAGCGACTTTCACGGGTGGTTCACCCGGGGCGTTCCAGGGTTCGTTCTCCTACCTGCTGCAGGACGACGACGGCCAGACCATCGAATCGCATTCGATCTCAGCGGGTTTGGATTATCCGGGCGTCGGTCCCGAGCACGCGTTCCTCAAGGACACCGGTCGCGCGGAGTACCGTCCCATCACCGACAGCGAGGCGATGGACGCGTTCTCGTTGCTCTGCCGCACCGAGGGGATCATCCCGGCGATCGAATCCGCGCACGGCCTCGCGGGCGCACTGAAGCTGGGTCGCGAGCTCGGCCGCGGTTCGATCGTGTTGGTGAACCTGTCGGGCCGCGGGGACAAGGACGTCGAAACCGCCGCGAAATGGTTCGGGTTGCTGGACGGTGCGCCGTGA
- the trpC gene encoding indole-3-glycerol phosphate synthase TrpC, with product MSSATVLDSIIEGVRADVAAREELIPLAEIKAKAKDAPPPLDVMAALRAPGIAVIAEVKRASPSRGELAAIADPADLARAYESGGARVISVLTEQRRFNGSLADLDAVRAAVSIPVLRKDFIVRPYQIHEARAHGADMLLLIVAALEQPVLESLLERTESLGMTALVEVHTEEEADRALSAGATVIGVNARDLKTLSVDRDCFARIAPGLPSGVIRVAESGVRGTADLLAYAGAGADAVLVGEGLVTSGDPRTAVADLVTAGTHPSCPKPSR from the coding sequence ATGAGTTCGGCAACCGTGCTCGACTCGATCATCGAGGGAGTTCGTGCCGACGTCGCTGCCCGCGAAGAGCTCATCCCGCTCGCCGAGATCAAGGCCAAGGCCAAGGACGCACCGCCGCCGCTGGACGTGATGGCGGCGCTGCGTGCACCGGGCATCGCGGTGATCGCCGAAGTCAAGCGCGCCAGCCCGTCGCGCGGTGAACTGGCCGCCATCGCCGACCCCGCGGATCTGGCCCGCGCCTACGAGAGCGGCGGCGCGCGGGTGATCAGCGTGCTGACCGAACAGCGCCGGTTCAACGGCTCGCTCGCCGACCTCGACGCCGTGCGCGCCGCGGTGTCAATCCCGGTGCTGCGCAAGGATTTCATCGTGCGGCCGTACCAGATCCACGAGGCGCGTGCCCACGGCGCAGACATGCTGCTGTTGATCGTCGCGGCGCTGGAGCAGCCGGTGCTCGAATCGCTGCTGGAGCGCACCGAGTCGCTGGGCATGACCGCGCTCGTCGAGGTGCACACCGAGGAGGAGGCCGACCGGGCGCTGTCCGCCGGTGCCACCGTGATCGGCGTCAACGCCCGCGATCTGAAGACCCTCAGCGTCGACCGGGACTGCTTCGCGCGGATCGCGCCGGGCCTGCCGTCCGGCGTCATCCGCGTGGCGGAGTCCGGTGTGCGGGGGACGGCAGACCTGCTCGCCTACGCCGGCGCCGGTGCCGACGCGGTACTCGTCGGCGAGGGACTGGTCACCAGCGGTGATCCCCGCACCGCCGTCGCCGATCTCGTCACCGCAGGCACGCATCCGTCGTGCCCCAAGCCCTCGCGGTGA
- a CDS encoding TIGR02234 family membrane protein codes for MIRAAQLGLVLAAAALWGASRLTWVDVTSFDGLGQPKTVALSGGTWSTALVPLAVLLLAAAVAALAVRGWPLRALAVLVALTSAGTGYLAVSLWVIDDVAVRASHLAEAPVADIVGTQRHYAGAVITVVAAVLTLACAVLMVRAARSDPSGAARYSRRSTAARQDDPAEAMSERAIWDALDEGSDPTRDPTDPDNKGR; via the coding sequence ATGATCAGGGCCGCGCAGCTGGGACTCGTGCTCGCCGCCGCGGCGCTGTGGGGCGCGTCGAGGCTGACGTGGGTCGACGTGACGTCGTTCGACGGTCTGGGCCAGCCCAAGACGGTCGCGCTGTCCGGTGGCACGTGGTCGACGGCGCTGGTCCCGCTCGCAGTTCTGCTGCTGGCCGCGGCGGTCGCGGCGCTCGCGGTGCGCGGCTGGCCGCTGCGGGCGCTGGCCGTGCTGGTCGCCCTGACCAGCGCCGGGACCGGGTACTTGGCCGTCAGCCTGTGGGTGATCGACGACGTCGCGGTGCGGGCGTCGCACCTCGCCGAAGCCCCGGTCGCCGACATCGTCGGCACCCAACGTCACTACGCCGGCGCGGTGATCACCGTCGTCGCCGCGGTGCTCACGCTGGCCTGCGCGGTGCTGATGGTGCGGGCGGCCCGCAGCGACCCGTCCGGCGCCGCCCGGTACAGCCGCCGCAGCACCGCCGCGCGCCAGGACGATCCGGCCGAGGCGATGTCCGAGCGGGCCATCTGGGACGCCCTCGACGAGGGCTCCGATCCGACCCGGGATCCGACCGATCCAGACAACAAGGGCCGGTGA
- a CDS encoding anthranilate synthase component I, producing the protein MQTTANPLAITTSREDFRALAAGHRVVPVTRKVLADSETPLSAYRKLAANRPGTFLLESAENGRSWSRWSFIGAGAPSALTVRDGEAGWLGTTPQDAPSGGDPLQALRATLELLKTEPVPGLPPLSSGLVGFFAYDMVRRLEKLPTLAVDDLHLPDMLLLLATDIAAVDHHEGTITLIANAVNWNGTDERVDWAYDDAVARLDVMTAALGEHLPSTVATFSRPEPTHRAQRTVEEYGAIVEKLVRDIEAGEAFQVVPSQRFEMDTSADPLDVYRMLRVSNPSPYMYLLNVPDAAGGLDFSIVGSSPEALVTVKDGRATTHPIAGTRWRGATEEEDLLLEKELQSDEKERAEHLMLVDLGRNDLGRVCQPGTVRVEDYSHIERYSHVMHLVSTVTGLLAEGRTALDAVTACFPAGTLSGAPKVRAMELIEEVEKTRRGLYGGVLGYLDFAGNADFAIAIRTALMRNGTAYVQAGGGVVADSNGPYEYTEASNKARAVLNAIAAAETLTEP; encoded by the coding sequence GTGCAGACAACCGCCAACCCGCTGGCGATAACCACCTCGCGTGAGGACTTCCGCGCGCTGGCCGCAGGCCACCGCGTGGTGCCGGTGACCCGCAAGGTGCTCGCCGACAGCGAGACCCCGTTGTCGGCGTACCGCAAGCTGGCGGCCAACCGGCCCGGAACGTTCCTGCTCGAGTCCGCCGAGAACGGCCGGTCGTGGTCGCGCTGGTCGTTCATCGGCGCCGGCGCCCCGTCGGCGTTGACCGTGCGTGACGGCGAGGCGGGGTGGCTGGGGACGACGCCCCAGGACGCGCCCAGCGGCGGAGACCCGCTGCAGGCGCTGCGCGCGACGCTGGAACTGCTCAAGACCGAACCCGTGCCGGGCCTGCCGCCGCTGTCGAGCGGGCTGGTCGGCTTCTTCGCCTACGACATGGTGCGCCGGCTGGAGAAACTGCCGACGCTGGCCGTCGACGACCTGCACCTGCCGGACATGCTGCTGCTGCTGGCCACCGACATCGCCGCCGTCGACCACCACGAGGGCACGATCACGCTGATCGCCAACGCGGTCAACTGGAACGGCACCGACGAACGGGTCGACTGGGCCTACGACGACGCCGTGGCCCGCCTCGACGTGATGACCGCCGCGCTCGGCGAGCACCTGCCGTCGACGGTCGCGACGTTCAGCCGACCCGAACCCACCCACCGGGCGCAGCGCACGGTCGAGGAGTACGGCGCGATCGTCGAGAAACTCGTACGCGACATCGAAGCCGGCGAGGCGTTCCAGGTGGTGCCCTCGCAGCGCTTCGAGATGGACACCAGCGCCGACCCGCTCGACGTGTACCGGATGCTGCGGGTGTCCAACCCCAGCCCGTACATGTATCTGCTCAACGTGCCCGACGCCGCCGGCGGTCTGGACTTCTCGATCGTCGGCTCCAGCCCCGAGGCGCTGGTGACCGTCAAGGACGGTCGGGCCACCACGCACCCGATCGCGGGCACCCGGTGGCGCGGCGCGACCGAGGAGGAAGACCTGCTGCTCGAGAAGGAGCTGCAGAGCGACGAGAAGGAACGCGCCGAACACCTGATGCTGGTCGACCTCGGCCGCAACGATCTCGGCCGGGTCTGCCAGCCCGGCACGGTGCGCGTCGAGGACTACAGCCACATCGAGCGCTACAGCCACGTCATGCATCTCGTGTCGACGGTCACCGGCTTGCTGGCCGAGGGCAGGACCGCGCTCGACGCGGTGACCGCATGCTTCCCGGCGGGCACGCTCTCCGGTGCGCCGAAGGTGCGCGCGATGGAGTTGATCGAGGAGGTCGAGAAGACCCGTCGCGGGCTCTACGGCGGTGTGCTGGGCTATCTCGACTTCGCCGGCAACGCCGACTTCGCGATCGCCATCCGCACCGCGCTGATGCGCAACGGCACCGCCTACGTGCAGGCCGGCGGCGGCGTCGTCGCCGATTCGAACGGCCCCTACGAGTACACCGAGGCGTCCAACAAGGCGCGCGCGGTGCTCAACGCCATCGCCGCGGCCGAGACCCTGACCGAGCCATGA
- a CDS encoding phytanoyl-CoA dioxygenase family protein has protein sequence MFATDGYLKIEQAAPRAVADAARAVLWRQLGLSPDAPESWTEPVRWAADMTGEGPFGELVRSPKLAAALDQICGVGGWTPRGSLGNIPVRFPVSRPAEDRGWHIDANTPLPDGSWAVTGRPHTVLLLTLLSEVGPDDAPTRIRVGSHRDVAQVLGPEPVELAEMGRLVDEASASRPVIYATGAPGDMYLLHPFTAHAADEHRGSTPRFMAQSPVMLTASGTLDGCRQPPTRWR, from the coding sequence ATGTTCGCGACCGACGGATACCTCAAGATCGAACAGGCGGCGCCGCGTGCGGTGGCCGACGCGGCGCGGGCGGTGCTGTGGCGCCAGCTAGGGCTCTCACCCGACGCGCCCGAGTCCTGGACCGAGCCGGTGCGCTGGGCGGCCGACATGACCGGCGAAGGCCCGTTCGGTGAGCTGGTCCGCAGCCCGAAACTCGCTGCGGCACTGGATCAGATCTGCGGTGTCGGCGGCTGGACGCCGCGGGGATCGCTCGGCAACATCCCGGTGCGCTTCCCGGTGTCGCGGCCCGCCGAGGACCGCGGCTGGCACATCGACGCCAACACCCCGCTGCCCGACGGTTCCTGGGCGGTGACCGGACGCCCACACACCGTCCTGCTGCTCACGCTGCTCTCCGAGGTCGGTCCCGACGACGCGCCGACCCGCATCAGGGTCGGATCGCACCGCGATGTCGCCCAGGTGCTGGGGCCCGAACCGGTCGAACTCGCCGAGATGGGCCGCCTCGTCGACGAGGCGAGCGCGTCGCGTCCGGTGATCTACGCCACCGGCGCGCCGGGCGACATGTATCTGCTGCACCCGTTCACCGCGCACGCAGCCGACGAGCATCGGGGCAGCACACCGCGGTTCATGGCGCAGTCGCCGGTGATGCTGACCGCGTCTGGGACACTTGACGGGTGCAGACAACCGCCAACCCGCTGGCGATAA
- a CDS encoding peroxiredoxin has product MKQGDSVADFQLPDQTGAVRSLTELLADGPIVLFFYPAAMTPGCTKEACHFRDLASEFAAVGASRVGISTDAVDKQAEFATKQNFDYPLLSDADGTVAAQFGVKRGLLGKFMPVKRTTFVIDTDRTVLAVIASEINMDGHADKALEVLRQRV; this is encoded by the coding sequence ATGAAGCAGGGTGACAGCGTTGCCGATTTCCAGCTGCCGGACCAGACGGGTGCGGTCCGCTCGCTCACCGAGTTGCTCGCCGACGGGCCGATCGTGTTGTTCTTCTACCCGGCGGCGATGACGCCGGGCTGCACGAAGGAAGCCTGCCACTTCCGGGATCTGGCTTCCGAATTCGCGGCCGTCGGCGCCAGCCGGGTGGGCATCAGCACCGACGCGGTCGACAAGCAGGCCGAGTTCGCGACCAAACAGAACTTCGACTATCCACTGCTGTCGGACGCCGACGGGACGGTGGCCGCCCAGTTCGGCGTCAAGCGGGGTCTGCTGGGCAAGTTCATGCCGGTCAAACGGACCACGTTCGTGATCGACACGGATCGCACCGTGCTGGCGGTCATCGCCTCGGAGATCAACATGGACGGCCACGCGGATAAGGCACTCGAGGTGCTGCGGCAACGCGTATGA
- a CDS encoding ABC transporter ATP-binding protein translates to MTPVLELADVTFRRDGKQIIDGISLSVHAGEHWTLLGPNGAGKSTLLGFCAAVQFPSSGTVRILGEQMGRVDLARLRHSIGHVNPRHRLQYSLTVREVVLTGITATIDIPMRWTPSAAEIARAEAMIDAVGLTHKATDGWATLSQGERGRTLIARALVAEPKLLLLDEPTTGLDVAAREQLLETLDSLDETHPDVASILVTHHLEELPTTTTHALLIAEGRTVAAGPARETVTTDNVSAAFAHPVVVGYDEGRWTARAKATRIIDV, encoded by the coding sequence ATGACACCGGTTCTCGAACTCGCCGACGTGACGTTTCGCCGCGACGGCAAACAAATCATCGACGGCATCTCGTTGAGCGTGCACGCGGGTGAACACTGGACGCTGCTCGGCCCGAACGGCGCGGGCAAGAGCACGCTGCTCGGGTTCTGCGCCGCGGTGCAGTTCCCCAGCAGCGGTACGGTGCGCATCCTCGGCGAGCAGATGGGCCGGGTCGACCTGGCCCGACTGCGCCACTCGATCGGCCACGTCAACCCGCGGCACCGGCTGCAGTACTCGCTGACTGTCCGTGAGGTCGTGCTGACCGGCATCACGGCGACCATCGACATCCCGATGCGGTGGACGCCGAGCGCCGCGGAGATCGCGCGCGCCGAGGCGATGATCGACGCAGTGGGCTTGACGCACAAGGCGACTGATGGGTGGGCGACGCTGTCGCAGGGCGAGCGGGGACGGACGTTGATCGCGCGGGCACTGGTGGCCGAGCCGAAGCTGCTGTTGCTCGACGAACCGACGACGGGGCTCGACGTGGCCGCCCGCGAGCAGTTGCTGGAGACGCTGGACTCGCTCGACGAGACGCACCCCGACGTGGCCTCGATCCTGGTCACCCATCACCTCGAGGAACTGCCGACGACGACGACGCACGCCCTGCTGATCGCCGAGGGACGCACGGTCGCAGCGGGTCCGGCGCGGGAGACGGTGACCACCGACAACGTCAGCGCCGCGTTCGCCCACCCGGTTGTGGTCGGTTACGACGAGGGTCGATGGACCGCGCGCGCGAAAGCCACCCGCATCATCGACGTCTGA
- the hisI gene encoding phosphoribosyl-AMP cyclohydrolase translates to MTLDASIASRLKRDGNGLITAVVQERGTGQVLMVAWMDDIALARTLETRRATYFSRSRQQHWVKGETSGHTQYVHSVRLDCDGDTVLLEVDQVDGACHTGDHTCFDADQLLAPEQ, encoded by the coding sequence ATGACACTTGATGCGTCGATCGCGTCGCGGCTCAAGCGCGACGGCAACGGGCTGATCACCGCCGTCGTGCAGGAACGCGGCACCGGTCAGGTGCTGATGGTCGCGTGGATGGACGACATCGCGCTCGCCCGCACCCTGGAAACCCGTCGGGCGACGTACTTTTCGCGGTCCCGCCAGCAGCACTGGGTCAAGGGCGAGACCTCCGGGCACACGCAGTATGTGCACTCGGTGCGGCTGGACTGCGACGGCGACACGGTGCTGCTCGAGGTCGACCAGGTCGACGGCGCCTGCCACACCGGCGACCACACCTGCTTCGACGCCGACCAGTTGCTCGCTCCGGAGCAGTGA
- the hisF gene encoding imidazole glycerol phosphate synthase subunit HisF: MNPKDLAVRIIPCLDVDDGRVVKGVNFENLRDAGDPVELAAAYDAEGADELTFLDVTASSSGRATMLEVVKRTAEQVFIPLTVGGGVRSVADVDVLLRAGADKVAVNTAAIARPELLAELSRQFGSQCIVLSVDARTVPQDQEPTASGWEVTTHGGRRGTGIDAVEWATRGAELGVGEILLNSMDFDGTKAGFDLPMIKAVRGAVNVPVIASGGAGAPEHFAPAVGAGADAVLAASVFHFRELTIGQVKAAMAAEGITVR; encoded by the coding sequence ATGAACCCGAAAGACCTGGCGGTGCGGATCATTCCCTGCCTGGACGTCGACGACGGCCGGGTGGTCAAGGGCGTCAACTTTGAAAACCTGCGCGACGCAGGCGATCCCGTGGAGTTGGCCGCCGCCTACGACGCCGAGGGCGCCGACGAGTTGACGTTTCTGGACGTCACCGCGTCGTCATCGGGCCGGGCCACGATGCTCGAGGTGGTCAAGCGGACCGCCGAGCAGGTGTTCATCCCGTTGACCGTCGGCGGTGGGGTGCGGTCGGTGGCTGACGTCGACGTGCTGCTGCGCGCCGGCGCCGACAAGGTGGCGGTCAACACCGCCGCGATCGCGCGCCCGGAACTGCTGGCCGAGTTGTCGCGGCAGTTCGGCTCGCAGTGCATCGTGCTGTCGGTGGACGCGCGCACGGTGCCCCAGGACCAGGAGCCCACGGCGTCGGGATGGGAGGTCACCACGCACGGCGGGCGGCGGGGGACCGGTATCGACGCGGTCGAATGGGCCACCCGCGGAGCCGAACTCGGTGTCGGTGAGATCCTGCTGAACTCGATGGATTTCGACGGCACCAAGGCCGGTTTCGACCTGCCGATGATCAAGGCGGTGCGCGGCGCGGTGAACGTCCCGGTGATCGCCAGCGGTGGTGCGGGTGCGCCCGAGCATTTCGCGCCCGCGGTCGGCGCGGGTGCGGACGCGGTGCTGGCCGCCAGCGTGTTCCACTTCCGCGAACTGACGATCGGTCAGGTGAAGGCGGCGATGGCGGCCGAAGGGATCACCGTCCGATGA
- a CDS encoding inositol monophosphatase family protein, with product MALDTADLDALVAEAAQILETASTPFIEGHRADSAVQKKGNDFATEVDLAIERQVVEALTRSTGIGVHGEEFGGEDLESPLVWVLDPIDGTFNYAAGSPMAAILLGLVRNGEPVAGLTWVPFTGERFTAVVGGPLRSNGVEQPGVTRADLSESIVGVSTFNVDSRGKVPGRYRLAVIESLSRQCSRMRMHGATGIDLAYTAAGILGGAISFGGHVWDHAAGVALIRAAGGVVTDLMGNDWTVRSPSALAGVPGTHEQLLDLLRAVGDPRDF from the coding sequence ATGGCGCTGGACACCGCCGACCTCGACGCGTTGGTCGCCGAGGCCGCCCAGATCCTCGAGACCGCATCCACCCCCTTCATCGAGGGCCACCGCGCGGACAGCGCCGTGCAGAAGAAGGGCAACGACTTCGCGACCGAGGTGGACCTGGCGATCGAACGCCAGGTGGTCGAGGCGCTGACCCGCAGCACCGGTATCGGCGTGCACGGGGAGGAGTTCGGGGGCGAGGACCTCGAGTCGCCGCTGGTGTGGGTGCTCGACCCGATCGACGGCACGTTCAACTACGCCGCGGGTTCCCCGATGGCGGCGATCCTGTTGGGCCTGGTGCGCAACGGCGAACCCGTGGCCGGGCTGACGTGGGTGCCGTTCACCGGCGAGCGGTTCACCGCGGTCGTCGGGGGACCGCTGCGCAGCAACGGCGTCGAACAACCCGGGGTGACGCGCGCGGACCTGTCGGAGTCGATCGTCGGGGTCAGCACGTTCAACGTCGACTCCCGCGGCAAGGTGCCGGGCCGCTACCGCCTCGCGGTGATCGAGAGCCTGAGCAGGCAGTGCTCGCGGATGCGCATGCACGGCGCCACCGGCATCGACCTCGCCTACACGGCGGCCGGAATCCTCGGCGGAGCAATCAGTTTCGGCGGGCACGTGTGGGATCACGCCGCCGGGGTGGCGCTGATCCGCGCTGCCGGCGGTGTGGTGACGGATCTGATGGGCAACGACTGGACCGTCCGGTCGCCGTCGGCGCTCGCCGGGGTGCCCGGCACCCACGAACAGCTGCTCGATCTGCTGCGCGCGGTCGGCGACCCCCGGGACTTCTGA
- the priA gene encoding bifunctional 1-(5-phosphoribosyl)-5-((5-phosphoribosylamino)methylideneamino)imidazole-4-carboxamide isomerase/phosphoribosylanthranilate isomerase PriA, with product MTTDERSREEETTTVPQRLILLPAVDVVDGRAVRLVQGQAGSETEYGSALDAALTWQRDGAEWIHLVDLDAAFGRGSNRELLAEVVGKLDVAVELSGGIRDDDSLSAALATGCARVNLGTAALENPQWCAKVVAEHGDKVAVGLDVKISDGEHRLRGRGWETDGGDLWDVLDRLDREGCSRFVVTDVTKDGTLNGPNLDLLAKVTDRTDAPVIASGGVSSLDDLRAIATLTDRGVEGAIVGKALYAGRFTLPEALAAVER from the coding sequence TTGACCACCGATGAGCGCTCGCGCGAAGAGGAGACCACCACAGTGCCGCAACGACTGATTCTTCTTCCCGCCGTCGACGTGGTCGACGGCCGCGCCGTGCGCCTCGTGCAGGGACAGGCGGGCAGCGAAACCGAGTACGGCTCCGCACTCGACGCGGCGCTGACCTGGCAGCGCGACGGGGCGGAGTGGATCCACCTCGTCGACCTCGACGCCGCGTTCGGCCGGGGCAGCAACCGCGAACTGCTGGCCGAGGTGGTCGGCAAGCTCGACGTCGCAGTCGAATTGTCCGGCGGCATCCGCGATGACGACTCGCTGTCGGCGGCGCTGGCCACCGGCTGCGCCCGGGTGAACCTGGGCACCGCGGCGCTGGAGAACCCGCAGTGGTGCGCCAAAGTGGTCGCCGAACACGGCGACAAGGTCGCGGTCGGCCTGGACGTCAAGATCTCCGACGGCGAGCACCGGCTGCGCGGCCGCGGCTGGGAGACCGACGGCGGCGACCTGTGGGACGTGCTGGATCGGCTTGACCGCGAGGGGTGTTCGCGCTTCGTCGTCACCGACGTCACCAAGGACGGCACGCTCAACGGGCCCAACCTGGACCTGCTCGCAAAGGTCACCGACCGCACCGACGCGCCGGTGATCGCCTCCGGCGGGGTGTCCAGCCTCGACGACCTGCGGGCCATCGCGACCCTGACCGACCGCGGCGTGGAGGGCGCGATCGTCGGAAAGGCGCTGTACGCGGGGCGCTTCACGCTTCCCGAGGCGCTCGCCGCGGTGGAGCGGTAG
- the hisH gene encoding imidazole glycerol phosphate synthase subunit HisH: MTNKVVILDYGSGNLRSAQRALERVGVDVEVTADADAAMNADGLVVPGVGAFEACMTGLRKIDGAKLIADRVAAGRPVLGVCVGMQILFSRGVEFGVETTGCGQWPGSVVRLDAPVIPHMGWNVVDSPQGSTLFAGMEAGTRFYFVHSYAAQQWEGDPAAKLTWATHHVPFLAAVEDGPLSATQFHPEKSGDAGAALLANWVKALG, translated from the coding sequence GTGACAAACAAAGTCGTCATCCTGGATTACGGTTCGGGCAATCTGCGCTCCGCGCAGCGGGCACTGGAACGCGTCGGCGTCGACGTCGAGGTGACCGCCGACGCGGACGCGGCGATGAACGCCGACGGCCTGGTGGTGCCCGGGGTCGGCGCATTCGAAGCCTGCATGACCGGGCTGCGCAAGATCGACGGGGCCAAGCTGATCGCCGACCGGGTGGCCGCGGGCCGGCCCGTGCTCGGCGTCTGCGTGGGCATGCAGATCCTGTTCTCGCGCGGCGTCGAATTCGGGGTGGAGACCACCGGCTGCGGCCAGTGGCCCGGCTCGGTGGTGCGACTCGACGCGCCGGTGATCCCGCACATGGGATGGAACGTCGTCGACAGCCCGCAGGGCAGCACGCTGTTCGCCGGGATGGAGGCGGGCACCCGCTTCTACTTCGTGCACTCCTACGCCGCCCAGCAGTGGGAAGGCGATCCGGCCGCCAAGCTCACCTGGGCCACCCACCACGTGCCGTTCCTCGCCGCCGTCGAGGACGGGCCCCTGTCGGCGACGCAGTTCCACCCCGAGAAGAGCGGCGATGCCGGTGCCGCATTACTCGCAAACTGGGTGAAGGCATTAGGTTGA